A window of the Desulforapulum autotrophicum HRM2 genome harbors these coding sequences:
- a CDS encoding nickel pincer cofactor-dependent isomerase, group 22 encodes MRYPPYIENKFIFPHFYRVKINHPARGLEKPGMVLEERLNQILPQSGIRSGQRVAIGVGSRGIANVSVLMKILCRCLREMGARPFIIPAMGSHGNATADGQTRVLERLGITQSICGAPIVSSMAVDRVGAVMGEVPVYFSRDALAMDHTICINRIKPHTKFKGAVESGLYKMLCVGMGKHEGALVYHNMALKYGFSALLKAMGDEIIDKGNFCFGIALVEDFFDNTMAIETPMAAELFEKEEKLLAMARRHFPRLPFNELEVLVVQEIGKEISGSGMDPNVTGRTYDLMEDDFSKSLRAGRIAVLNLSRKTAGNAIGLGNADIITDKVFNGLDYEATLMNAMTSMSLRKAFIPIRLPNDEKAIQAAFSTLGPMDPSSVRAVIIRDTRHVQEFWASQALLPQLKAMDSAEVLEKALLGFDENGELVL; translated from the coding sequence ATGCGGTATCCCCCCTACATTGAAAATAAATTTATTTTTCCCCATTTCTATCGTGTGAAAATAAATCATCCCGCCAGGGGCCTGGAGAAACCCGGGATGGTTCTTGAGGAACGTTTGAACCAGATACTGCCACAGTCTGGCATTCGCTCCGGTCAGAGGGTTGCAATCGGCGTGGGTAGCCGTGGTATCGCCAATGTCTCGGTGCTGATGAAAATTCTCTGCCGTTGTCTTCGAGAAATGGGCGCGAGGCCCTTTATCATTCCAGCCATGGGCAGCCACGGCAACGCCACGGCGGACGGTCAGACCCGGGTGCTTGAACGACTGGGCATCACACAGTCGATCTGCGGGGCACCCATTGTTTCTTCCATGGCGGTTGACAGGGTGGGAGCGGTTATGGGCGAAGTGCCGGTTTATTTTTCCCGGGATGCCCTTGCAATGGACCATACCATCTGCATCAACCGGATAAAACCCCATACAAAGTTCAAGGGTGCTGTGGAAAGCGGGCTTTATAAAATGCTGTGCGTTGGAATGGGAAAGCATGAGGGTGCCCTGGTTTACCACAACATGGCCCTGAAATATGGATTCTCGGCCCTTCTCAAAGCCATGGGAGATGAAATTATTGACAAGGGTAATTTTTGCTTCGGCATTGCTCTTGTGGAGGATTTCTTTGACAATACCATGGCAATCGAAACCCCCATGGCAGCAGAGCTGTTTGAAAAGGAGGAAAAGCTGCTGGCCATGGCCAGGCGTCATTTTCCCCGACTCCCGTTCAACGAACTGGAGGTTCTGGTTGTCCAGGAGATCGGCAAGGAAATCAGTGGCTCAGGCATGGACCCCAATGTCACGGGCAGAACCTATGATCTGATGGAAGATGATTTTTCAAAAAGTCTCAGGGCAGGCCGCATTGCCGTTCTTAACCTTTCCCGTAAAACAGCAGGGAATGCCATAGGCCTTGGTAATGCCGATATCATCACAGACAAGGTGTTTAACGGGCTGGACTATGAAGCCACTCTCATGAACGCCATGACCAGCATGTCCCTGCGAAAGGCGTTCATTCCCATTCGCCTGCCCAATGATGAAAAGGCCATTCAGGCGGCGTTTTCCACCCTGGGTCCCATGGATCCCTCGAGTGTCCGGGCTGTCATCATCCGGGACACCCGCCATGTCCAGGAGTTCTGGGCAAGCCAGGCCCTTTTGCCCCAGCTAAAAGCCATGGACAGTGCTGAAGTCCTTGAAAAGGCCCTTCTGGGATTTGATGAAAACGGGGAGCTTGTTTTATAA
- a CDS encoding FecCD family ABC transporter permease, whose protein sequence is MNKSQQRHRMWFYTLILTPPLVLIFISVFLGRYPISVSEIFALLFSPFTGRNLDATHLSVIMYVRLPRVLLGAMVGGSLAVSGAAFQGLFRNPLVSSGMLGVSSGAGFGAALALILFKDFFYVYPFAFGFGLMAVFLCFFIGRMTASTQSITLVLGGVIVGSIFSALISFLKYVADPFDELPAIVFWLMGSLTRAEYSQILTAGIPMVLGSGGLMVIRWRLNVLAMGDKEAQSLGIRVNIDRFFIIACATLATAGAVCVSGVIGWVGLVVPHMGRMIIGNNNRDLIPVTFSMGATFLVLVDDISRLITSSEMPLGILTALIGGPFFIYLLKQTKGREW, encoded by the coding sequence ATGAACAAATCACAGCAAAGGCATCGAATGTGGTTTTACACCCTTATTCTAACGCCACCGCTGGTTCTGATTTTTATCTCTGTTTTCCTGGGCCGATATCCCATATCTGTTTCAGAAATTTTTGCCCTTTTGTTCTCACCGTTCACAGGCCGTAATCTCGATGCCACCCACCTGTCTGTCATCATGTATGTCCGATTGCCCCGGGTTCTACTGGGGGCCATGGTGGGTGGCAGTCTTGCCGTGAGCGGGGCTGCCTTCCAGGGGCTTTTCAGAAATCCCCTGGTCAGCTCAGGCATGCTGGGTGTCAGTTCCGGTGCCGGCTTTGGGGCGGCTTTGGCCCTTATTTTATTTAAAGACTTTTTTTACGTATACCCGTTCGCCTTTGGATTCGGCCTCATGGCTGTGTTCCTCTGTTTTTTCATCGGCCGAATGACCGCGTCCACCCAGTCCATCACCCTGGTTCTGGGCGGTGTAATTGTGGGTTCCATCTTTTCGGCCCTGATTTCATTTTTAAAATATGTGGCCGATCCCTTTGACGAACTGCCCGCCATTGTTTTCTGGCTCATGGGAAGCTTGACCCGGGCAGAATACAGCCAGATTCTCACGGCAGGTATCCCCATGGTCCTGGGTTCCGGGGGGTTGATGGTCATCCGCTGGCGCCTGAACGTCCTGGCCATGGGAGACAAAGAGGCCCAGTCCCTGGGCATAAGGGTAAATATCGACCGATTTTTCATCATTGCCTGTGCCACCCTGGCCACGGCAGGTGCGGTTTGTGTCAGCGGGGTGATCGGCTGGGTCGGACTCGTGGTCCCCCACATGGGCCGGATGATCATCGGGAACAACAACAGGGACCTGATCCCGGTCACCTTCTCCATGGGGGCAACGTTTCTCGTGCTGGTGGATGATATCAGCCGCCTGATCACCAGCAGTGAAATGCCCCTGGGAATTTTAACCGCCTTGATCGGCGGTCCGTTTTTTATTTACCTGTTAAAACAAACCAAGGGCCGGGAATGGTAA
- a CDS encoding ABC transporter substrate-binding protein: MRINFFLRHAVFFISILLSFSFSGTVFGSDSVTVMDSTGKVLTLESPPRRIACLYAFCGHVVTMLNRGQDMVAVVNGLKRDLLLHRLVPGINLLPVPAKGGIINIEALLKTQADIVFLKPETATITAEIKKLQRFNLPYFVAGYHSMEEQMEIIENMGKVIGRGEKAREYTRYYRDVIHRVRSRTAHIPKDKRVRLYHSVNEPYRTDAPGTIETDWTTACGVNNVSVGASLQGKGNKNFAGIEQILLWDPEVIIVNEDGVDQLILNDKKWSPIQAVQDQRVFSIPVGISRWGHPGGLETPLAILWTAKKVYPNLFQDIDLKREIIVFYHTFFNLDLDEALIDKILGNTGMRQTSS; this comes from the coding sequence ATGAGAATAAACTTTTTTTTACGCCACGCTGTTTTTTTCATATCCATACTATTGAGCTTCTCTTTTTCCGGAACGGTTTTCGGGTCCGATTCTGTCACGGTCATGGACTCCACCGGCAAGGTCCTTACCCTTGAGTCTCCCCCCCGTCGCATTGCCTGCCTCTATGCCTTTTGCGGCCATGTGGTCACCATGCTGAACCGGGGGCAGGATATGGTTGCTGTTGTCAACGGATTAAAACGAGACCTGCTGCTGCACCGGCTCGTTCCGGGCATCAACCTTCTGCCCGTCCCTGCCAAAGGGGGAATTATCAACATTGAAGCGCTGTTAAAGACCCAGGCGGACATCGTGTTTCTCAAACCTGAAACCGCAACCATTACGGCGGAAATAAAAAAACTCCAACGGTTTAATCTCCCCTATTTTGTGGCAGGCTATCACAGCATGGAAGAACAGATGGAGATTATTGAAAACATGGGGAAGGTCATTGGGCGTGGGGAAAAAGCCCGTGAGTATACCCGGTATTATCGAGATGTGATTCATCGGGTCCGCTCCAGAACGGCCCACATTCCCAAAGACAAACGCGTCCGCCTCTACCATTCGGTCAATGAACCTTACCGAACCGACGCCCCGGGCACCATTGAAACGGACTGGACAACGGCCTGCGGAGTCAACAATGTCTCTGTGGGAGCGTCATTGCAGGGCAAAGGCAATAAGAATTTTGCCGGCATCGAGCAGATCCTTCTTTGGGACCCTGAAGTGATCATTGTGAATGAAGACGGGGTGGATCAATTGATCCTCAACGATAAAAAATGGTCACCCATTCAAGCCGTTCAGGACCAGCGGGTATTTTCCATTCCCGTGGGCATCTCCAGGTGGGGACATCCAGGTGGACTCGAAACGCCCCTTGCCATCCTCTGGACGGCCAAAAAAGTCTACCCCAACCTCTTCCAGGACATTGATCTTAAACGAGAAATCATCGTATTTTATCACACTTTTTTCAATCTTGACCTGGACGAAGCCCTGATCGACAAAATCCTTGGCAACACCGGCATGCGGCAGACATCATCCTGA
- a CDS encoding ABC transporter ATP-binding protein, whose amino-acid sequence MALLTLENGEFSFGKTQVFKGVNLAVSKGETLCLLGPNGCGKTTLIDCILGINPLTSGEITLDGQSVKGVSPRQMAQRVAYVPQKHTRHFSFSVLDVLLMGRAPYTSFYASPDDADVALVEETLESMDLSHLKNRDYTRLSGGETQLVMIMRALVQDTPVIVMDEPTAHLDFKHELIVLETIVRLVKERKRTLIMATHFPNHAFYLENEGISVQVAFMDQQRVYLAGSPSRVLTEKNLESFYRVKTSVITHGIPGKGTVKHIIPIQTMDTDQ is encoded by the coding sequence ATGGCCCTGTTGACCCTGGAAAACGGTGAATTTTCATTTGGCAAAACCCAGGTTTTCAAGGGGGTGAACCTGGCTGTTTCAAAGGGAGAGACCCTCTGTCTGCTGGGGCCCAACGGATGTGGAAAAACAACACTCATAGACTGCATCCTCGGCATCAACCCCCTTACCTCGGGAGAAATAACCCTTGACGGTCAGTCAGTTAAAGGCGTTTCCCCCAGACAAATGGCACAAAGGGTCGCCTATGTTCCCCAGAAGCATACCCGTCATTTCTCCTTTTCAGTGCTGGATGTTCTTCTCATGGGAAGGGCACCCTACACCTCCTTTTATGCATCGCCAGATGACGCTGACGTCGCCCTGGTAGAAGAGACCCTTGAATCCATGGACCTTTCCCATCTGAAAAACCGGGACTATACCCGCCTGAGCGGAGGAGAAACCCAGTTGGTCATGATCATGCGGGCCCTGGTCCAGGATACCCCCGTGATTGTCATGGATGAGCCCACTGCCCACCTGGATTTCAAACATGAACTCATCGTACTGGAAACCATTGTCAGGCTGGTAAAAGAGAGAAAACGGACCCTTATCATGGCCACCCATTTTCCCAACCATGCCTTTTATCTTGAAAATGAAGGCATTTCAGTTCAAGTGGCCTTCATGGACCAGCAAAGGGTTTACCTGGCAGGATCTCCTTCCCGGGTATTAACCGAAAAAAACCTTGAATCGTTTTACAGGGTCAAAACATCGGTGATTACCCATGGCATACCTGGGAAAGGCACTGTCAAACACATCATTCCCATTCAAACCATGGACACAGATCAATGA
- a CDS encoding TonB-dependent receptor: MRGIRVHHFLAILWVCASVSSAWANETTPGVTKAYSLGEIVVTDKMPTNKAITTMEITDVDIENRNAKTLDKALELLPGIDVSNGAQGTPRINIRGFRSRHTVLLLNGIPINSTYDGQFDPHLIPTENISKIKVSYGNNSVLYGQGGLAGVINIITKQGTKGFHGEASGEMDERGNPYSRANVSGGNERANFFVSVSNKDSEGFLLSDDFKETPFENGGIRENSDDERTSFFGNIGFHMNDDINLGLTLERSAGEYGTPSTTIDNDMDPLFAKNLKYDRTENFDTFSAQLAIEYHPKGILGVRAWGFTNNHEEDLDRYDDDTYSTQDSKGSYSTTDETTITGGTLQTSLDFKSSGTAVFSFSGQNEKYTSDGQEVLKKNTPAEAFYLDNEVDIYSAGLEYKVQLFSALDMVMGYSHHWQSRDVGSDDDKGSYMIGASTDITETTTIRASYARQIRFPSLKQLYEPGGAGNSELSPEQSSNYEAGVTQQLPWQMEMDLAVFQNNVEDYIEKDSADQNQNNEEYEFKGVEARLTKAIMDKGTIGIAYSYLHTEDKSSGTEKDELQYRPTHKFTIDMTYKWDFGLTAHADFMRVAKQYYYSTDEDLPLEKRRLDDYSIINLKLEQKLYKENLFVYLGVDNLLDEAYEESYGYPQSGRTSYAGLRIKF, encoded by the coding sequence ATGAGAGGGATAAGAGTCCATCACTTTTTAGCAATTTTATGGGTATGCGCCAGTGTTTCATCTGCCTGGGCCAATGAAACGACACCAGGGGTTACAAAAGCCTATTCTCTTGGAGAAATTGTCGTAACAGACAAAATGCCGACCAACAAAGCCATTACAACCATGGAGATTACCGACGTTGACATTGAAAACAGAAATGCAAAAACCCTGGATAAAGCACTGGAACTTTTACCGGGAATAGATGTGAGCAATGGCGCCCAGGGAACACCCCGAATTAACATACGGGGATTTCGAAGCCGGCATACGGTCCTTTTGTTGAATGGCATCCCCATCAACTCCACCTATGATGGTCAATTTGATCCCCACCTCATTCCAACGGAAAATATTTCAAAAATAAAAGTATCCTATGGCAACAATTCTGTTCTGTATGGCCAGGGCGGACTTGCGGGTGTGATCAACATCATCACCAAACAAGGCACCAAGGGATTCCATGGCGAGGCCTCAGGCGAAATGGATGAGCGGGGCAACCCCTACAGCCGAGCCAATGTATCCGGCGGCAATGAAAGGGCGAATTTCTTTGTCAGTGTGAGCAACAAGGATTCCGAAGGGTTTCTGCTCTCGGATGACTTTAAAGAAACCCCATTTGAAAACGGCGGAATCCGGGAAAACAGTGACGATGAAAGAACCAGCTTTTTTGGCAATATCGGCTTTCACATGAACGATGATATAAACCTGGGACTGACCCTGGAAAGATCCGCCGGTGAATATGGCACCCCTTCCACCACCATTGACAACGATATGGATCCTCTTTTTGCTAAAAATTTAAAATATGACCGAACAGAAAATTTTGATACCTTTTCAGCACAACTCGCAATCGAGTATCATCCAAAAGGCATCCTGGGCGTCAGGGCCTGGGGATTTACCAACAACCATGAGGAAGACCTGGACAGGTACGATGACGACACCTATTCAACGCAAGACAGCAAGGGCAGCTATTCCACCACCGACGAGACCACCATCACCGGCGGCACCCTGCAGACCAGTCTTGATTTCAAATCTTCAGGTACGGCTGTGTTCTCGTTTTCAGGTCAGAATGAAAAATATACCTCTGATGGACAGGAGGTGCTCAAGAAAAATACCCCGGCCGAAGCCTTTTACCTGGACAATGAAGTGGACATCTACTCCGCAGGCCTTGAATACAAGGTCCAATTGTTCTCTGCACTGGATATGGTCATGGGCTACAGCCACCACTGGCAGTCCAGGGATGTCGGCAGTGATGACGACAAGGGCAGCTACATGATCGGTGCCAGCACAGACATCACAGAGACCACAACCATCAGGGCCTCCTATGCCAGACAAATACGCTTCCCGTCCCTTAAACAGCTCTACGAACCGGGCGGAGCCGGCAACAGCGAACTTTCCCCGGAACAATCCTCAAATTATGAGGCCGGTGTCACCCAGCAACTGCCATGGCAGATGGAGATGGACCTGGCCGTGTTTCAAAATAACGTGGAAGACTATATTGAAAAGGATTCAGCGGATCAGAATCAAAACAACGAAGAATATGAATTCAAGGGTGTTGAAGCTCGCCTGACCAAGGCAATCATGGACAAGGGCACCATCGGCATCGCCTATTCCTACCTGCACACTGAAGACAAATCCTCCGGCACCGAAAAAGACGAACTGCAATATCGGCCCACCCATAAATTCACGATTGACATGACCTACAAATGGGATTTCGGGTTGACGGCCCATGCCGACTTCATGCGGGTGGCCAAACAGTATTATTATTCAACAGATGAAGATCTTCCCCTTGAAAAGCGGCGCCTGGACGACTATTCCATCATCAATCTCAAACTGGAACAAAAACTGTACAAAGAGAATCTATTTGTCTACCTGGGTGTTGACAATCTTTTGGACGAAGCATACGAAGAATCCTATGGCTATCCCCAATCGGGCCGGACCTCCTATGCCGGATTGCGGATAAAGTTTTAG
- a CDS encoding phosphate/phosphite/phosphonate ABC transporter substrate-binding protein gives MRYVWVMVVCLFFVLGCEDQPSATKVDLSLTEEVIPTVEPDSISYAYLPQYSHTVSHTRHNALIKYLCVETGLNIRQIFPDTFEQHMKMVGEKKVDISFSNPFVYVKIAGRYGARAFARSIEGDNRKTFRGQIICRRDNAAITALADCSGKRWIAVDATSAGGFLFPLGLFLDNGITKSDFSEIAFAPGPGGKQEKVILSVFAGKYDIGTIREGALAVVAGKIDLNKIRVVAMTPHFPGWVYAARKDLDVTIVKKVGQALERLDIHDEAHRSILEAAHFVGVIPGCDSDFDSVRALAARIKE, from the coding sequence GTGAGATATGTATGGGTCATGGTGGTTTGTTTGTTTTTCGTCCTGGGGTGTGAAGATCAGCCGTCTGCCACCAAGGTGGATCTCAGCCTCACAGAAGAGGTCATTCCAACGGTGGAGCCTGACAGCATCTCCTATGCCTATCTTCCCCAGTATTCCCATACGGTTTCCCACACCCGGCACAATGCCCTGATCAAGTATCTGTGTGTTGAGACCGGGTTGAATATCCGACAGATTTTTCCCGACACCTTTGAACAGCACATGAAAATGGTGGGGGAAAAAAAGGTGGACATCTCCTTCTCCAATCCATTTGTATATGTGAAAATTGCCGGACGTTATGGTGCCAGGGCCTTTGCCCGAAGCATTGAAGGCGATAACCGGAAAACTTTTCGGGGGCAGATTATCTGTCGAAGGGACAACGCTGCCATCACCGCACTGGCCGATTGCAGCGGCAAGCGCTGGATTGCCGTGGATGCCACATCTGCAGGGGGATTTCTCTTTCCTTTGGGACTTTTTCTTGACAATGGTATTACAAAATCTGATTTCAGTGAGATTGCTTTTGCCCCCGGCCCTGGCGGAAAGCAGGAAAAGGTCATTCTTTCGGTTTTTGCGGGAAAGTATGATATTGGCACCATCCGTGAGGGGGCCCTGGCGGTGGTGGCCGGAAAGATTGATTTGAACAAGATACGCGTTGTTGCCATGACGCCTCATTTTCCCGGCTGGGTCTATGCGGCCAGAAAAGATCTGGACGTCACCATTGTGAAAAAGGTAGGCCAGGCCCTGGAACGACTGGATATCCATGATGAAGCCCATCGCTCCATCCTGGAGGCTGCGCATTTTGTGGGTGTGATCCCCGGGTGTGATTCGGACTTTGATTCGGTGAGGGCTCTTGCCGCAAGAATTAAGGAGTGA